From the genome of Calliopsis andreniformis isolate RMS-2024a unplaced genomic scaffold, iyCalAndr_principal scaffold0022, whole genome shotgun sequence:
aggttgaaactTTATCTTTGGAGATGAAGGTAGGGAGCTGGGTCGGGTTCAGCTTGAGTGCAATGCGAGGAAATTGAGAAAATTGTGAAAATCGTGGAAGTTGAATTCTTATATGGGAGTATTTTATTTGAGTTTTTGGTGTTTTGGAAGTTCTACATACTTGGTTCAGTATTACTGTTTTATTAATTTGTTAATTATGTTTGAAATCTCAAAAGACACTGATTGCTTCAATAATAGAAGGATTAAAAAAGCTTGAAACGTGTTCCTAAATTTTAAACGTAAGATTTTTAAGGCTTGCACGAAAGAATTTTTAAAACTGATGTTTTAGTTGCTTATACAATATTTACGTTATTGTTAATCTTTTTTAATAGGGGAGGgttaaattcttttttaaaaatatctctCCTTTCTTCTCAGTATCTTCTgaacttggaaaatatcatatcgACTTCTTCATTATCAGAGTCTTATCAGctctatcatataaaatgtcACACAAGAAGGATCTCATCagcatgaatattgaggtccaTCCTTCTTAACTAATATCAAAATGGGATCAAATCTTTTCTTACAATTAGACAGTGAACTGTTAGAGCGTTTCGAAAATCCTCTTCAACATTCTTTTTGCAGAGTGTTTTCCTGGCAGAGTTAGCCACGTTTCTGAATATTTAATATACAGTAGATGTAGGACAGATATCATTAAATCTTACACAACGAAAAAGAAGAAACCAAGGTACAGTTTCGGCCTTCAATTTCTGGGACTCTCATCGAAGCAACATTCTGGAGCCCCTCGAGTAGCCTGAACCGTTTGTATGTACCTAACGCGTCAAGTGTGCGAACCATAACTGTATGTACCGAGCCACACGTTTATAGTGTAATACaacaatttatttattatacatcCTGTGAAGAGACGCTCCTCTTCAATCGTCACTGCCGACGATCGTCGTTCCTCCTTTTCTTTCGTCTTCTCATCCTCTCTGCATCATTTCCAGAACGTATCGCTTCTTTCCATGAACATCGAACATTGCACAGTATCGTCTCGATAAAAGCTCGATATTTTCTTATAATCGAGATATAGTTTCTGACGAAAGTGAGGCAATTTTTGAGAAAAATTTATTGGTTAAATAAATCTTATTGGTTAGGCTCTTACTGAAGAAGATAGAGTTGTCTGAATTACACGATAAATCTTCACTTTAATTGGCACTGATCTTCGAAAAGAGAAATCCAACTCACTAGTGAtcacagaaaaataaaaaaaaaaataaatttcttatatTTGAGAATCTCTTAACTTAATTGACTTCAAGTCGAGTACATATGGAGACAATACTCTGCCCCATCTCTCGCTCGATCGCTCTTGGATGCCCTGCGTCGCATCATTCGACCCGCCCAAGGATTGTACTCTCAACTCTCGCAAAATCTATCCCTAAAATCGATTGTAAGTTGCGATACTTCCCCTGAGCCACATCTGTGTGAAGCTGTCCCCCAAAAATCCCCTTCCACCAACGCATCGCGACCAAGGCGTGATCGGGCTTCGAAGAGCTGAAACAGAAACCCAGAGGAGAACTGACCCACGACCCGCTTGCAGAGCCGCGAGGAACGCGACGCGATTTTAAGCTTGACCAACGACACTTTCCCCCTCGGATCGCGCGACACCCGATGTTCCACTTCCTACGCGATTAGGAGTACCTTGCATCGAACGAGAGTCGTTGGATGTACCGCTGCAGCTGCAAATAATTCTAGCGAAGAACCTATGGTAAATAAGAGATATTTTCGTGTTGTAAATGAGTCCGTCGGCGGCGCCGCGACCTGCCGCGGTCCCTGCGCGTGCGCGGGCCTGAGGCCCCGCGGGAGCCGAGGCGGTGGGACCGCGGCGGCGTCGCCTCGCGCATGCGCCGTCTCGTCGCCTATGTAAACTCTGATGTTAGCTAGTCCCGAAGGACAACGCCCGCGCATAGTACAATATCCCCCCACCCTGAGGTGATTTTTGTATAAGTGAATCCTCTTTTCCACGAACGTTACACACATCGACCTACCCCGCTCCCCGTGTTCCGATCTGTCGAGAAGACAAATACACGATATTGTACGGCAAAGTTGTCCGCTTTAGATTTTCGTAAATGTCGAAACCCAATTTTAACTGCCAGCTGTGAGTCGGTCCCTGCGCGCCGATCACATTCTCATGCAATAACTGTGTGCCCGAATCGAATAAACGAAAATGTAACGAACAGCCAGAGAATCTCTGCTGACACTGTGTCTGTTGCCTTGGTTTCTCCTACCAGATTTCTTGGCCCATGTTCCCTGTGGGGGAAAAGAGAGAGGGATGTAGTGAATAGTGATTCAGTTTTTTtttggattgagattttgagACAGAGAGCAAGTTTGTTACTTCCTGTTTTATGGAGTGGAGTGGAATTGTTAGATCTTCTGATTTGCGGAGCTTAGGATTATTCTCAAAAGGAGGAGCAGCGAACTTGTGAATTGAATTTTCGCGGGACACTGTAGACACTGCGCAGGCGTACTAGGATTCCTGCGCTGTCGTGCAGGTTTTGTAGGGAACTTTGATTTGTTCTTGCTTTTATTCTATCAGCATAGGAATTTTGTTCTTCTATAAGAATTGTGGTATTAGGTAGCATTTTCTTTGATTGTGACTCTGATTTTTCGATTTCTAGCTCAGATTTACTTTTGAGGTTAGGAATCTCTAACCACAGGGCCTGCGCAGAAGCTCCTAGAGTTCCTCTCCGCGCGGCAAGTTTGAAACCTGTCCCTCGAGACTGGTTCAAATAAAGGCTTGAAGAACCTTTCAGAACATTAAATGAACCTTCTAAAACCATACTAAATAAATCGATTAGTAATTAAACAATAATAGTGGGTATAGAAATCGACTAGAAAGCGTGTCCATTCGCTTCTATCTCTCTATTTCTCGCTCCCCGCGGGGAATACATAAAAATATCCATTTTtcttaataatattataatactatCAAAGAGAACAGTTTAACTTACAACCGCAGACACGCGGGCTATCGCTTCCGCGTGATAAAAATAGCGTCGTCGCGAAGATCGATTATCAAAAAGGACGCGTGACACGTGAAGGGAACATACATTATTAATGGGGCGGTTTCGCGTGAGAAAAATATGTACACATGACGATCGATGCAACTGCAATTACTCAGATAGTCGCGCGTTATCTGGTCGGTGAATCTCTAAAGCCTTCATCGCACGCTATTACCCTTAGACCAATTTTGAGTACTTCCAGCGACCTTTGAATCGTCATTTCCTTAACAAGTCGCGTATTTAAAGCTCTCTTAATGCACTGCGATGAATTGACATTGTTCAAGCCACCTGAGTATCGTTTACGAATATAATACAAACGGGACATCGCACTGTACGATGAATGTAATCAACACGAGTATGCAAAACAACTTATCTACCTTACTGGAACAAGTCGCGTGACTTGTAGGAAAGTATACAACGTTGGGTGATCAGAATTTCATTAGGAACCGGAATGTTTCATGATTAACAGCCCTCCGAAAGCTACAGCCAACTATTTTTATTGGCTTGGATCTTTGATCCAGTCTTCCATAATGAAGACTCAAACTAATCGTCATTGAATGAAGGCTCAAGGTACTGAAAATGGCGACAATGATTTTGTTCGTCTTGGCAATGGGAGAATATTGTGTGCGTTACCATTGCCTAGAGATAAGTGTGATGCTACGTAAAGGTGGTGCCACTGGTTGAAGACAGTTTCCTCTTATGATGTTTAAGTGTAGGTTTTATTTGAGAAACAGGAAGAAATTAAATAAGTGGGCTTATGAGGTAATTTCATCCCTATTCCAGTCTGGAAATGTTAATAATAATTGGATCTCGGCAAATATTCTACTATCTACTTTAGATAACTCCTTGATCCAATATTTAAAACACTTATTCTCTATACAGAATAATAAAAACTAAAAGGattctaaaaatttgaaattgtaaagtatttataaaaacaaaactttttcttcatttctttatCTTAATCTTCTTTTTTTAGATCACCCAGTATATTCCCAAATATATTATCATTTCCGCAAAGCCTACTTATCTGCTTTCTGGTTCCTCTGTGGCATTAGAAAAAAAGTGATACAAAAAGAGGCCATAGCTGTCAGTGACCAGAGGCGAAGTTCCTCCACGTGGCACCACACTCTCAGAAAAAGAAGACAAAAAAAAAACACCTCGTGGGTTCAAAAACAAGATTCGCGAAAGCGAAATGCCACAGCAAGAAGAAGCACTGTGACCATAGGTGCAACCATAACAATTCTCTAAAATGTCCTCAATTTTTGATTAGTCGTGGACTCCTGAGACTCCTCAGGTTCTTCAAGGTACCATTTCTCAATCACATATTCGCAGCCATTTTTTGCGACCACTCCTACGAATGGGCGCTGACTGGCTGCTGGTCTAAGTGCTGCAGTGCCTTCTTGCTATTTTCGACGAATTCCTGGAACAAAAACGGGGATTCAATTAGGGGGAGCTTTCTATAGAGGCGAAGGATCGATGGATTTAATATGTTTAGGCTGATTACCATTAATCCGCGGCTCATGTAGTAAGGCCTGCTGATGCCGTCGTTCTTCTGGCAGTCCTCACAGAAGCAGATGAAAATGGAATCTATGATCATCTACGATCAATGAAGCATAGTTATTAACCCTTCTAACGCTTTGCATGGACTGTGTGAGGGAATTCTATGGCCGTATCTCTTTATCATACAAATTGACCTATATAGACGTTCAATGTACAGATACTCTGCATTGATCACCTGAATATCTATATACACCACTGAAAATCAGTCTACTAATACAGTCAAAATCATTATGACTACCTaaacatattatgattatttcttcgAGATATTATTATTCTTTACAAAACGAAAAAATATAGGTATCTATAAATAAATGTTATGTTTATGAATTTTCTAGTCTTTTTAAGGGTTTCTATTTTTGGCAGGCTCTTAAAGAATAGAAATAGGTTCTGTGTTCTAGtattaattattcaatttagcTCAGGAGTCCTACCTCATAGATAGAGATGAAGCAGTGTGCCACCAAGAAAGCGAAGACCCCAGCGAGTACAATTGGCACCCATGGATGATGGAGTCCTTCTTTCTTCTAAACGTACAGGGTGATTAGAAAGTCCAGGTCGAAGAGAAACAGCCTACTAAATTCTACATTTCAACGTACCTGCATCAAGTAAATGCCAGAGACAACAGTCAGCGTGACCACCAACACCTTCCCCAAAAATAAGACCGTGTCACCGACGCTGTTAATGGCAGCCACTCTCAAAATGTTGTTCGACAACGCTTGGAAAGCCTTCTTGCCGCCAGTGCAGAAGTTGCAGCCATATATCGCTGAAAAGATCATTTGGGAATTAGTTGCAACTATGTTCAAGGCTGTCCACGGGGATCAGAAATAGAGAGGGATTAATACCAGTTTCGATGTAAGCGTTCCTCGTGAGGAATTTCAAGGCGCATTCGAAACACCAGAGGCAACATTGGCAGCACCATAGAATTCCCCGTACGCAGTCGTTATCGTATCGCTTCAGGCGATTTTGAACGAAGGAAATCATCGCCCTTACGAGCCGAATTATGCCGATAACCAGGGCGCCGAACGCCACTGTACCTAAGTGATATCTCACCAGATAACAGAAGCCTCGAGTCACTGCCAAGGAGAGCCTCTTCTTGTCTCTGATCAAAAAGAATGTTTATCATGAAGTTACTGTTCCTAGCGAGTTGGAGTTTTTTgggtattttaaattttattgtaGAAAAGTGGCTGAAGTTCTCCAAAATACCACCCCAAGAATAATTAACCCCAAGCAGCCCACGCCTCTGTCTTCCAAGAACCTACTCCCCTAAACACAGGCATTTACACGCAGCAGACAGCTCACGTGTCTAAACGCCATATCTTCCCCCATCTCAATCAGCTGATGCCGCCATGTCTACCAAAACTGCGTTAATTACTTAAGTGTGCCAGACTACCAAGAGCACCGAAAAGAGGAAAAAGAAGCCTGAGAGAAACTGGACATGTAAATTTCCCTGGTGGGTCGATCCACCAGCGAGATAGATCGATCAAAACGTCACCTGGTGAAGAACCATCGCGCAACGGCGCAGGCGACGACGACGTGCTGACAGCCGAGCAGGAACTCGCAGGTGACGAAGAAGAAAAATAGATTGTACCACCTGGTCGCCTGGAAGAATATTACTTTGACTTCCAGCAGTGACTCCGCGACCCCACGACCCCGATCGATCCATTATACTCACGATCAGCAGAGTGTCCTTCCTGTAGTGGATGCGATTCTTTCGGTTCAGGTATATGTTCCCAGCGCTCTCGATCCAGAGCATGCAGTAGATCCAGGCGCACACAGTGAACCCGATGAGCAAGTAGGTCTGAAACGGGATTTCGCCTTTTTATGGAGGCTGGAAAAGTCGGGGGCGCGCGTGCCACTCGGGTAGTCAAATATTTACGTATATGGGCTGAAGAAGCAGAACAGGCATCGCGTACACGGCCTTGCCAGCCTCGCGGAACAGCTGTATCACCAGGGCGATTCTTTTCCTCATCACTAGGACGATCAGCAGTATGATCACCTGCGTTGCAGACAGATCAGGTGGATTAGGATTTGGCTGGGATTAGGCAGGGCTTGGCGTTCTGATATTCGGGGGAATTATGAAGAATGATTAACTATTATAGCCAAAGGTGTCAGGGTAGTGAATAGGGTTTCTATTCGATGTAACAGTTTTGTAAGAGCTGAGCGTCTGCTCAGCGCAGTCAAATAATTTGATAAGAAAGGTGTTATATTGCAGGGATCAGACGTTTTTTGATTACATTTTTGAGAGATGCAGTCCAATAAATTTTGTTGAAGTTGTCAGAGGATGTATATTGGTCATAAATAGAGACTTTTTTAATTTCAGTAATGTTTAAACttgttcaatatttttttaGTGGAGTATTACAATTTCTCAAGCGTATTGAAATTTTCAggaaattgtaatatttaatcAGAATTTGTATCAATATTACTAACTGAGTTGTTAACAGTTTACTGGGGCGATTAATGCGACTGTAAACATTatacataaaatgaaatatgaaaTCCTGGAAATAGAATAACATAAAATATTCAGAAGACTGTGTAATATTGAAAAATCCCCAAAAATGTAAAATTCAATATCATTTTACATAATCCTCTCCTATAACTTAAATACCCACATTACAATATTCGTATTCATCTCTTCtccatataaataaaaaagaaatccaCTGTAGTTCTCACTTTCTTACCGTGACAATGGACATCAAAATGGCATAAACGAGCATAGCCTCCTCGCTGGAGTCCTCCTCAGGTATTTCATGCGCCTCCACCCCCTTCTTCTCCTTGTACCACGCATACCTAAAACCGACACACGTATCCTGTTGAAAGCTCCCCATGCAGTATCGCCGCTAGGACAGTATCCAAAATACGTTCATCACACGTTCTATCGTGTTCAGATAAATCGCGACCGCGATGGGATCGCGCAAAGGGATCGTTGCTTACCAGAGGTACCCAGAGCCGCCGATACAGGCGAGGTTCACGCCGATTAAGACAATGTAAACGATCCACTGGACCATATAGCGGAAGGCAATTAAGATACCGAGGGAGATAGCTGCAAGTCATTTATGAAAAATGAGAGGAATTTCGTGAGCACCGATAAACGCTGGAAATGCATACCCAAAGCGATCAACAGCAGGTAGACCATCTCCCTCCACGCGACGCTGAGGTCCCACGAAATTTCCTGAAATGTCGAGGATTCTTTCATGGAGCTGGTATGCGGGGCGAAATGACTGAGACCTAGACTAAATTTAATCCCTCAACGATGGTATGTCAGCTGCATCGCTTTCGAGACACAGTGGCAGATTGTTTGCTCTGCTGTTACAGTCGAGACTGTATGTTTTGCGTTTAATGGATTAGCTTCTGCAGGCGGTGTTCTGGGTTCTTGTGATGATAGTGTGAGTAAGTGAAGACTAATAGTAGAGTTAG
Proteins encoded in this window:
- the LOC143186739 gene encoding choline transporter-like protein 1 isoform X2; this encodes MEMVSMESGASATAGTPQEGQDQKEKFAGCFQGLPSPSPGMGCCGCSDEPSSKVEPRTPENEGMPPRHSEQIFVTDRSCTDILTLIILIALVAGFGFLMSNAVKKGDIYRVINGYDDCANVCGRVTQPETNPEFKCKGADKTKQRYLLMTVDMDGLKSRECVSNCTDQILFLNRCVTRNHFSETANSVIKKLGLENFYKEISWDLSVAWREMVYLLLIALAISLGILIAFRYMVQWIVYIVLIGVNLACIGGSGYLWYAWYKEKKGVEAHEIPEEDSSEEAMLVYAILMSIVTVIILLIVLVMRKRIALVIQLFREAGKAVYAMPVLLLQPIYTYLLIGFTVCAWIYCMLWIESAGNIYLNRKNRIHYRKDTLLIATRWYNLFFFFVTCEFLLGCQHVVVACAVARWFFTRDKKRLSLAVTRGFCYLVRYHLGTVAFGALVIGIIRLVRAMISFVQNRLKRYDNDCVRGILWCCQCCLWCFECALKFLTRNAYIETAIYGCNFCTGGKKAFQALSNNILRVAAINSVGDTVLFLGKVLVVTLTVVSGIYLMQKEGLHHPWVPIVLAGVFAFLVAHCFISIYEMIIDSIFICFCEDCQKNDGISRPYYMSRGLMEFVENSKKALQHLDQQPVSAHS
- the LOC143186739 gene encoding choline transporter-like protein 1 isoform X3, producing MGCCGCSDEPSSKVEPRTPENEGMPPRHSEQIFVTDRSCTDILTLIILIALVAGFGFLMSNAVKKGDIYRVINGYDDCANVCGRVTQPETNPEFKCKGADKTKQRYLLMTVDMDGLKSRECVSNCTDQILFLNRCVTRNHFSETANSVIKKLGLENFYKEISWDLSVAWREMVYLLLIALAISLGILIAFRYMVQWIVYIVLIGVNLACIGGSGYLWYAWYKEKKGVEAHEIPEEDSSEEAMLVYAILMSIVTVIILLIVLVMRKRIALVIQLFREAGKAVYAMPVLLLQPIYTYLLIGFTVCAWIYCMLWIESAGNIYLNRKNRIHYRKDTLLIATRWYNLFFFFVTCEFLLGCQHVVVACAVARWFFTRDKKRLSLAVTRGFCYLVRYHLGTVAFGALVIGIIRLVRAMISFVQNRLKRYDNDCVRGILWCCQCCLWCFECALKFLTRNAYIETAIYGCNFCTGGKKAFQALSNNILRVAAINSVGDTVLFLGKVLVVTLTVVSGIYLMQKKEGLHHPWVPIVLAGVFAFLVAHCFISIYEMIIDSIFICFCEDCQKNDGISRPYYMSRGLMEFVENSKKALQHLDQQPVSAHS
- the LOC143186739 gene encoding choline transporter-like protein 1 isoform X1; translated protein: MEMVSMESGASATAGTPQEGQDQKEKFAGCFQGLPSPSPGMGCCGCSDEPSSKVEPRTPENEGMPPRHSEQIFVTDRSCTDILTLIILIALVAGFGFLMSNAVKKGDIYRVINGYDDCANVCGRVTQPETNPEFKCKGADKTKQRYLLMTVDMDGLKSRECVSNCTDQILFLNRCVTRNHFSETANSVIKKLGLENFYKEISWDLSVAWREMVYLLLIALAISLGILIAFRYMVQWIVYIVLIGVNLACIGGSGYLWYAWYKEKKGVEAHEIPEEDSSEEAMLVYAILMSIVTVIILLIVLVMRKRIALVIQLFREAGKAVYAMPVLLLQPIYTYLLIGFTVCAWIYCMLWIESAGNIYLNRKNRIHYRKDTLLIATRWYNLFFFFVTCEFLLGCQHVVVACAVARWFFTRDKKRLSLAVTRGFCYLVRYHLGTVAFGALVIGIIRLVRAMISFVQNRLKRYDNDCVRGILWCCQCCLWCFECALKFLTRNAYIETAIYGCNFCTGGKKAFQALSNNILRVAAINSVGDTVLFLGKVLVVTLTVVSGIYLMQKKEGLHHPWVPIVLAGVFAFLVAHCFISIYEMIIDSIFICFCEDCQKNDGISRPYYMSRGLMEFVENSKKALQHLDQQPVSAHS